From the Nodularia sp. NIES-3585 genome, one window contains:
- a CDS encoding family 10 glycosylhydrolase has translation MFNCPLNITRTILLWRCLFATVFTSSLLIAFFASQPAQAQVTEYCQLSTAAAKAKEDLRLSALKGNQDAQNRYQQLLKQHAQDLQNCRNRTWPETQAIWLRLYPCDIQPGAIDEVMDRIVNRGYNQIYVEVFSDGQVLLPAGANPTVWPSVVRTPGAENIDLLSVAIQKGRQRGLKVYAWVFTNNFGYTYAQRPDRAEAIARNGKGQISLALPDNSSQLYIDPYNQQAKRDYYQMVQEVVRRRPDGMLFDYVRYPRQAGSDSIATKVSDLWLFSPATQEALFRRAQNNKGLELIRRFLGKGYVTAGDINEVDQLHPQESEPMWQGRISQPEQKSILSATQRQPLLQLQLWQLAVAHAMQGILDFVALAAYPAQQQGIPAGAVFFPDGNQAIGQGYDSRLQPWDRFPNSLEWHPMSYTTCGNASCIVEEVQRVLKAAQPGTKVIPALAGSWGKSMSNRPSLEAQMQGLRQSLPQLKGVSHFAYSWQNPEHDSDRKFCRVR, from the coding sequence ATGTTTAACTGTCCTTTGAATATTACAAGAACAATTTTATTGTGGCGCTGTCTGTTCGCTACCGTTTTCACCAGTAGTTTGTTAATTGCCTTCTTTGCCAGCCAACCAGCACAGGCGCAAGTAACCGAGTATTGCCAATTATCCACAGCAGCAGCAAAAGCCAAAGAAGACTTACGTTTGTCAGCGCTCAAAGGTAATCAAGACGCTCAGAACCGCTACCAACAACTACTGAAACAACACGCACAGGATTTGCAAAATTGCCGTAATCGAACTTGGCCAGAAACCCAAGCCATCTGGTTACGTTTATATCCCTGTGACATTCAGCCAGGAGCGATTGATGAGGTTATGGATCGGATTGTCAACCGTGGCTATAACCAAATTTATGTAGAAGTTTTCTCCGATGGGCAAGTCTTATTACCAGCAGGAGCTAATCCCACGGTGTGGCCATCTGTAGTTCGCACCCCAGGAGCCGAAAATATCGATTTGCTGTCTGTGGCTATTCAAAAAGGGCGGCAACGTGGTTTAAAAGTTTACGCCTGGGTGTTTACCAACAATTTTGGTTACACTTACGCTCAACGTCCAGATCGGGCAGAGGCGATCGCTCGCAATGGCAAGGGTCAAATAAGTTTAGCTCTTCCTGATAATAGTTCTCAACTATATATTGACCCTTATAACCAACAAGCAAAACGCGACTACTATCAAATGGTACAGGAAGTAGTACGCCGCCGCCCAGATGGAATGCTATTTGACTATGTACGCTATCCGCGACAAGCTGGAAGTGATTCTATTGCCACCAAAGTCTCTGATTTATGGCTATTTAGTCCAGCGACTCAAGAAGCCTTATTTCGGCGCGCCCAGAACAACAAAGGACTAGAACTAATTCGGCGTTTTTTGGGTAAAGGATACGTCACAGCAGGGGATATCAACGAAGTCGATCAGCTTCACCCCCAAGAAAGCGAACCGATGTGGCAAGGTCGTATTTCCCAACCAGAGCAAAAGTCAATCCTCTCTGCAACTCAAAGACAACCACTGTTGCAATTGCAATTGTGGCAACTAGCAGTTGCTCACGCTATGCAAGGTATTTTAGATTTTGTAGCCTTAGCTGCTTACCCAGCCCAGCAACAAGGAATACCTGCCGGGGCAGTGTTTTTTCCAGATGGTAATCAAGCCATAGGACAGGGGTATGATTCTCGCTTGCAACCTTGGGATAGATTTCCTAATTCTTTAGAATGGCATCCCATGTCTTATACAACTTGTGGTAACGCCAGCTGCATTGTAGAGGAAGTACAACGAGTTTTGAAGGCTGCACAACCAGGAACAAAAGTTATTCCTGCTTTAGCCGGAAGTTGGGGAAAATCAATGAGTAATCGTCCATCACTAGAAGCACAAATGCAAGGACTTCGCCAATCTCTCCCCCAATTAAAGGGAGTCAGCCATTTTGCTTATTCATGGCAAAATCCTGAACATGATAGCGATCGCAAATTCTGTCGCGTGCGGTAA
- the polA gene encoding DNA polymerase I: MSQNSDAVTVTRPTFILVDGHSLAYRSYFAFAKGRDGGLRTKMGIPTSVCFGFVKCLLEVMATQEPQAMAIAFDLGLPTFRHEADDTYKADRPGTPEDFVPDLKNLQELLSGFNLPIFTAPGYEADDVLGTLAQKATAAGYKVKILTGDRDLFQLIDPDQEITVLNFSPDALKRSTNSITEFSTEEVKAKLGVLPTQIVDYKALCGDKSDNIPGVKGIGEKTAVQLLSAYGSLEQIYAALDEIKGATQKKLATGREDAEKSQYLAKIVVDVPLEIDLEECKLTGFDTSVLSPILEKLEFNRFLGKIDELQQRFGGEITETAKVTTTADSSNNQDDDLWFFSAADTPAVPQSVDSPVKPKIINSPAKLSELVQLLQTFTNPAIPVAWDTETTDLEPRDATLVGIGCCWGTKPDESAYIPLAHKSGENLSQDVVLEALSPILTSADYPKTFQNSKFDRLVFRCQGIKLAGVVFDSMLASYVLNPDTPHNLNDISLHYLGLILKNYQDLVPKGQTIADINIASVAYYCCLQVHATFQLVQKLREELEKFPALHKLLLEVEQPLEKVLAEMEYTGVRINSAYLQELSQQLEIDLAKLQETAIAIAGETFNLGSPKQLSLILFDKLGLSTKHSRKIQTGYSTDAATLEKLQEVDQTGFVDAIIEYRTLSKLKSTYVDALPALVRSDTQRVHTNFNQTVTATGRLSSSSPNLQNIPIRTAFSRQIRKAFLPEAGYLMVAADYSQIELRILAHLSQEPILLQAYQQNEDIHTVTARLVFEKSDITSDERRIAKTINFGVIYGMGSLKFSRSTGIDKTIANEFIKRFNERYPQVFAYLEGVKKQAISQGYVETILGRRRYVEFTNNSLRKFKDSNPEDIELSKLKNLGAYDAGLLRSAANAPIQGSSADIIKIAMIKMHEVLQNYEARLLLQVHDELVFEVPPHEWEELQPQIKSVMENAVSLSVPLLVDVRAGDNWMETK; the protein is encoded by the coding sequence ATGTCTCAAAATTCCGATGCTGTCACTGTCACACGTCCCACCTTCATCCTTGTGGATGGACACTCTCTGGCTTATCGTTCTTACTTTGCTTTCGCCAAAGGACGAGATGGCGGACTACGTACTAAGATGGGTATTCCTACCAGCGTATGTTTTGGCTTTGTCAAATGTCTGCTAGAAGTTATGGCTACACAAGAGCCACAAGCAATGGCGATCGCTTTTGATTTGGGTTTGCCAACTTTTCGCCATGAAGCTGACGATACTTATAAAGCTGATCGTCCTGGAACACCAGAAGATTTTGTTCCTGATTTGAAAAATCTCCAAGAATTGCTGTCAGGCTTTAACTTACCCATTTTCACGGCTCCTGGTTATGAAGCCGATGATGTGTTAGGAACCTTAGCACAAAAAGCCACCGCCGCCGGGTATAAAGTCAAGATTTTAACAGGCGATCGCGATTTATTTCAACTCATCGATCCTGATCAGGAAATCACCGTTTTAAATTTTAGTCCAGATGCGCTCAAACGCTCTACAAACAGTATCACTGAATTTAGTACGGAAGAAGTTAAAGCAAAATTAGGTGTATTACCTACGCAAATTGTCGATTATAAAGCTCTCTGTGGTGACAAATCCGATAATATACCTGGTGTCAAGGGAATTGGCGAAAAAACAGCCGTACAGTTACTTAGCGCCTACGGTTCCCTTGAGCAGATTTATGCGGCTCTAGATGAAATTAAAGGTGCAACTCAGAAAAAATTAGCAACAGGGAGAGAAGACGCTGAAAAATCCCAATACTTAGCAAAAATTGTTGTAGACGTTCCTCTAGAAATTGATTTAGAAGAATGCAAATTAACAGGATTTGACACCAGCGTTCTCAGCCCTATTTTAGAAAAATTAGAATTCAATCGTTTCTTGGGCAAAATAGACGAACTTCAACAACGTTTTGGGGGAGAAATTACTGAAACGGCAAAAGTCACAACCACAGCAGACTCTAGCAATAATCAAGATGATGATCTATGGTTTTTCAGTGCTGCTGACACACCCGCAGTACCACAGTCAGTGGATTCACCAGTTAAACCAAAGATTATTAACTCTCCAGCCAAACTCAGTGAATTAGTGCAACTGCTGCAAACATTCACTAACCCAGCCATCCCCGTAGCTTGGGATACGGAAACTACTGATTTAGAACCACGAGATGCTACTTTAGTGGGAATTGGCTGCTGTTGGGGAACAAAACCAGATGAATCTGCGTATATTCCTCTAGCTCATAAAAGTGGGGAAAATTTGAGTCAAGATGTGGTGCTAGAAGCACTCAGTCCAATTCTCACCAGTGCTGATTATCCCAAAACATTCCAAAATAGCAAATTTGACCGCTTAGTTTTTCGCTGTCAAGGAATTAAGCTAGCAGGAGTTGTTTTCGATTCCATGTTAGCCAGTTATGTTCTCAATCCAGATACTCCCCACAACCTGAATGATATATCACTGCATTATTTAGGATTAATTCTCAAAAATTATCAAGATTTAGTTCCCAAAGGCCAAACCATTGCTGACATCAATATTGCATCTGTGGCATATTATTGTTGTTTGCAAGTCCACGCCACATTTCAACTTGTGCAGAAATTACGTGAGGAACTAGAAAAGTTTCCCGCTTTGCACAAATTATTACTAGAAGTAGAACAACCGCTAGAAAAAGTTTTAGCGGAGATGGAATATACTGGTGTCCGGATTAATTCAGCTTATTTGCAGGAACTATCGCAGCAGTTAGAGATAGATTTAGCCAAGTTACAGGAAACAGCAATTGCAATAGCTGGAGAAACATTTAACTTGGGTTCTCCTAAACAATTGAGCCTGATATTGTTTGACAAATTAGGATTAAGTACCAAACATTCCCGGAAAATTCAAACGGGTTACTCTACAGATGCGGCGACATTAGAAAAACTCCAAGAAGTTGATCAAACTGGGTTTGTTGATGCCATTATTGAGTACCGTACTTTATCTAAATTAAAGTCTACTTATGTAGATGCGTTACCAGCATTAGTCCGTTCAGATACTCAGCGAGTTCATACTAATTTTAATCAAACCGTAACAGCCACAGGGAGGTTATCTTCTTCTAGTCCCAACTTACAAAATATCCCCATTCGCACAGCTTTTAGTCGTCAGATTCGTAAGGCATTTTTGCCAGAAGCAGGATACTTAATGGTGGCGGCTGATTACTCACAAATAGAGTTGCGAATTTTGGCGCATTTAAGTCAAGAGCCGATATTATTACAAGCATATCAGCAAAACGAAGACATTCACACCGTTACAGCCCGTTTAGTATTTGAAAAATCAGATATTACATCAGATGAACGCAGGATAGCCAAAACCATCAATTTTGGTGTGATTTATGGTATGGGTTCGTTGAAGTTTTCCCGTTCTACCGGGATAGATAAAACTATTGCTAACGAGTTTATTAAGCGGTTTAATGAACGTTACCCGCAAGTTTTTGCCTATTTAGAAGGGGTAAAAAAACAAGCAATTTCCCAAGGTTATGTAGAAACAATTCTCGGTCGTCGGCGTTATGTTGAGTTTACCAATAATAGTTTACGCAAATTTAAAGACAGCAACCCAGAAGACATTGAGTTGAGTAAATTGAAAAATTTGGGTGCTTACGATGCGGGTTTATTGCGTTCTGCGGCTAATGCTCCAATTCAAGGTTCTAGTGCAGATATTATCAAGATTGCCATGATTAAAATGCATGAGGTATTGCAGAACTATGAAGCGCGTTTGTTATTACAAGTTCACGATGAATTAGTCTTTGAAGTTCCTCCCCATGAGTGGGAAGAATTGCAACCACAAATTAAGTCAGTCATGGAAAATGCTGTATCTTTGAGTGTCCCGTTACTGGTAGATGTCCGCGCTGGTGATAATTGGATGGAGACAAAATAA
- a CDS encoding RNA-guided endonuclease TnpB family protein yields the protein MEQVLTLVCKLNPTPEQVVQMETTLKAFADACNYANQQVKPQVTSATTIQNLVYQDLRSLFGLSANLAVRACARVGANRKTAKQKKKPVKFFTPTSADYDARIFAFREKDWTVSLTLTEGREHINLDAGNYQRGQLKGKKPTSAQLCKYRDGSYYIHIQIKDEAPEPLKPNNVIGVDFGRRDIAVTSNGDKWDGRQITEVRDRYAKVRTSLQKKASRKPDAARTKGTRSTRRRARQILQRLSGRERRFQQWLNHQISSRIIQQAKSSSAIVAIENLTGIRERTNTQPRNKIERRRSNSWSFYQLRSFLEYKGIKEGVEVIAVPPAYTSQTCHQCLHIGLRSDKRFQCGNCGWHGDADLNGAKMISLLGQSVSLPGGSGYLCCDLSTDNLGLLKAPSL from the coding sequence ATGGAACAAGTACTGACACTGGTTTGTAAGCTTAATCCTACTCCTGAACAAGTTGTCCAAATGGAGACAACACTGAAGGCGTTTGCGGATGCTTGCAACTATGCCAACCAGCAGGTTAAGCCCCAGGTAACAAGCGCTACTACTATTCAAAACTTGGTTTATCAAGACTTGCGCTCGTTGTTTGGGTTGTCTGCTAATTTGGCGGTTAGGGCTTGTGCCAGGGTGGGAGCAAATCGCAAAACTGCCAAACAGAAGAAAAAACCAGTTAAATTCTTTACACCAACTAGCGCCGACTATGACGCTAGAATTTTTGCTTTTAGAGAGAAGGACTGGACTGTTAGCCTGACTTTGACCGAAGGCAGGGAGCATATCAACCTGGATGCGGGTAACTACCAGCGAGGTCAGCTCAAAGGCAAAAAACCAACATCGGCGCAGTTGTGTAAGTATCGGGATGGTTCCTACTACATTCATATCCAAATTAAGGATGAAGCGCCCGAACCACTCAAGCCAAACAACGTTATTGGCGTGGACTTTGGGCGCAGGGATATCGCCGTAACCAGCAACGGGGATAAATGGGATGGAAGGCAAATAACAGAAGTTCGGGATAGATACGCCAAAGTTAGGACATCTCTCCAGAAGAAAGCGTCTCGTAAACCAGACGCTGCGCGAACGAAAGGCACAAGGTCTACTCGCCGTAGAGCGAGACAGATTTTGCAACGGCTGTCGGGGCGTGAGAGAAGATTTCAGCAATGGCTTAACCATCAAATTAGCTCCCGCATTATTCAACAAGCTAAATCCAGTAGTGCGATTGTGGCTATTGAGAACTTGACGGGGATTAGAGAACGTACCAATACCCAACCGAGAAACAAGATTGAACGGAGACGGTCTAATTCTTGGTCTTTTTATCAATTGCGCTCCTTCCTTGAGTACAAAGGTATTAAGGAAGGCGTGGAAGTGATTGCAGTGCCACCAGCATATACCAGCCAAACCTGCCACCAGTGCTTGCACATTGGGTTGAGGTCTGATAAACGCTTCCAGTGTGGTAACTGTGGTTGGCATGGTGACGCTGATTTGAATGGTGCAAAAATGATTTCTCTTTTGGGGCAGTCTGTAAGCCTGCCTGGAGGTTCGGGTTATTTGTGTTGTGATCTCAGCACGGATAACTTAGGGCTACTGAAAGCCCCGTCTCTTTAG
- a CDS encoding choice-of-anchor E domain-containing protein: MTTKLLNSLAAATTLAGMLVTAGVANAASLTSTASTSLEFTDIVDSVLSIQKFNPSLGTLNSVTLDFNSLITGEAGFENRGARAARVTVKLAAEVNLTNSDLELSPPFPILPVNEQSYLVTAYDGVTDFGGTSGRTLEELIATRSTTKTFNSVPDLAVFTGIGNLDFLYTAIAESTVTGSGNLRFFVDTLAQADLTVIYDYDPKTVPEPSAALGIGLFAGIGLLSQRKKSWFKISNS; the protein is encoded by the coding sequence ATGACAACTAAACTACTCAACTCTCTAGCTGCTGCCACAACTTTGGCAGGGATGCTGGTAACAGCAGGAGTTGCTAATGCAGCTTCACTCACCAGCACCGCGTCTACCAGTCTTGAGTTTACAGACATCGTTGATTCAGTTCTGAGCATTCAAAAGTTTAACCCATCACTAGGTACACTTAATAGCGTCACCCTAGATTTTAATAGCCTTATCACTGGAGAGGCAGGATTTGAGAATAGAGGCGCGCGGGCGGCTAGAGTGACAGTTAAATTAGCCGCTGAGGTCAACTTAACCAATAGTGATTTAGAATTATCACCTCCCTTCCCTATTCTTCCAGTGAATGAACAATCCTACTTAGTGACTGCCTATGACGGTGTAACTGATTTTGGTGGCACTTCTGGAAGGACTCTTGAGGAGCTCATAGCTACACGGTCTACCACCAAAACCTTCAACAGTGTGCCAGATTTAGCAGTATTTACTGGTATTGGCAACCTAGACTTTTTATACACAGCTATCGCTGAATCAACTGTCACAGGTTCAGGCAATCTCAGATTTTTTGTGGATACCTTAGCCCAAGCAGATCTCACAGTCATATATGACTATGATCCAAAGACTGTTCCTGAACCCTCTGCTGCTTTGGGAATAGGTCTATTTGCCGGCATTGGTCTGTTGTCACAACGCAAAAAAAGCTGGTTTAAGATTTCCAATTCCTAG
- a CDS encoding Cof-type HAD-IIB family hydrolase — protein MDTASAAELALTGNQTMAAQNIKLLVLDIDGTISGVSNTVSEPVKQAIAAVQAKGIQVAIATGRMYCSALRFHQEINSVLPLSAYQGAWIQDPANQKIHRHWAVPTDMAHALLDYFEQPHLRSLLSVHFYINDQLYVRDLSKESRIYAERSGITPIPVGDLRQVLTNEPTKILALCDDTEVINELLGNLRRQYTPAELYLTTSVATFFEATNPLVNKGTAVRYIAEELLGLESSNVMTIGDNFNDLEMLQYAGIGVAMGNAPAGVQAIAQWVAPKVDQDGVATAIEKFLLS, from the coding sequence ATGGACACAGCATCTGCGGCTGAATTGGCTTTGACTGGTAATCAGACTATGGCTGCACAAAACATTAAATTATTGGTTCTAGATATAGATGGCACTATTTCTGGAGTATCTAACACCGTGAGCGAACCTGTAAAACAGGCGATCGCAGCGGTGCAAGCCAAAGGAATTCAGGTGGCGATCGCTACTGGAAGGATGTATTGTTCAGCTTTACGCTTCCACCAAGAAATTAACTCTGTACTACCATTATCAGCTTATCAGGGCGCTTGGATTCAAGACCCAGCTAATCAGAAAATTCATCGCCATTGGGCTGTCCCCACAGACATGGCGCACGCACTACTAGATTATTTTGAACAGCCGCATCTGCGATCGCTTTTATCTGTCCACTTCTATATCAATGATCAGCTTTACGTGCGGGATTTAAGCAAAGAAAGTCGAATTTATGCCGAACGTTCTGGTATTACTCCGATTCCCGTAGGCGATTTGCGCCAAGTCCTCACCAATGAACCCACCAAAATATTAGCTTTGTGCGACGATACAGAAGTGATTAACGAGCTATTGGGGAACTTGCGCCGCCAATACACACCTGCTGAACTTTATCTGACAACATCCGTGGCGACCTTCTTTGAAGCAACTAATCCCTTAGTTAATAAGGGTACGGCTGTGCGCTACATAGCTGAAGAACTGCTAGGCTTAGAAAGCAGCAATGTTATGACTATTGGTGATAACTTTAATGATTTGGAAATGCTGCAATATGCTGGCATTGGTGTAGCTATGGGTAATGCTCCAGCAGGTGTGCAGGCGATCGCGCAGTGGGTAGCTCCTAAAGTAGATCAAGATGGAGTTGCAACTGCTATTGAGAAATTTCTACTTTCCTAA
- a CDS encoding glutamate acetyltransferase gives MELASGIASHLSAIAGDVFSVQIVPPGWIYLELTHPLLATWLQSLVVTNRRRDQEIGTSKITIQNPSRLFVIQYAHSRCYSLALLAHREGLIKLREPITDMSENSASHHLVSTEQIPWLNDDQKLRLTHPAECRLIAELVQVIDNLEFPDSCDAVNWEKVALNLSQAFEAFWCDCRIWGKVKIASPELAQARLGLIIATGSVLRCLLVNKLGAIAPLEL, from the coding sequence ATGGAGCTAGCCAGTGGTATCGCCTCTCACTTATCAGCAATCGCTGGCGACGTTTTTAGTGTACAAATAGTTCCCCCAGGGTGGATTTATTTAGAATTAACTCATCCACTTTTAGCTACTTGGTTGCAAAGCCTGGTAGTGACGAATAGAAGACGAGATCAGGAAATAGGAACCAGCAAAATTACTATCCAAAATCCATCTCGCTTATTTGTTATTCAATATGCTCATTCACGCTGCTACTCATTGGCGCTGCTAGCTCACCGAGAAGGATTGATTAAACTTCGAGAACCAATAACTGACATGAGCGAAAACTCTGCTTCACATCATTTAGTGTCAACAGAGCAAATACCTTGGCTTAACGATGATCAAAAACTTCGCCTCACTCACCCAGCCGAGTGTCGTCTCATTGCTGAGTTAGTACAAGTGATAGACAATTTAGAATTTCCTGATTCTTGTGATGCGGTGAACTGGGAAAAAGTGGCACTAAATTTAAGTCAAGCTTTTGAGGCTTTCTGGTGTGATTGCCGAATTTGGGGAAAAGTTAAAATTGCTTCCCCAGAATTAGCCCAAGCCAGACTGGGATTAATCATAGCTACTGGGTCTGTGTTGAGGTGTTTATTGGTAAACAAACTGGGTGCTATTGCGCCTCTGGAGTTGTGA
- a CDS encoding Crp/Fnr family transcriptional regulator — protein sequence MQSPSSFSEASRPFLTWQRILDWAQEHYRCRTFSKDERIPARPGLLYLVQRGAIRMVGTAQVSATASQLTSRRINRTPEEAFLGFVGAGQPFEIVAQSPFTLQAYAHVDQTAVLWMYWHDLDNWPHFRREVMDAFRYQHQRKLLWLSALGQRRTIDRLLGFLTLLIEEYGEPSMSETDPDVIRGYALPFPLTHAQIGSAIGSTRVTVTRLMGKLRQRGLILTQGDNLICLPADSINRVS from the coding sequence ATGCAATCTCCATCTTCTTTTTCTGAGGCATCACGGCCTTTTCTGACTTGGCAACGGATTCTTGACTGGGCTCAAGAACACTATCGCTGCCGCACCTTTAGCAAAGATGAACGCATTCCAGCCCGACCTGGATTGCTGTACTTGGTTCAAAGGGGTGCAATCCGCATGGTAGGAACCGCACAAGTGAGTGCTACTGCCAGTCAACTAACCTCTCGACGAATTAACAGAACTCCAGAAGAAGCGTTCTTGGGTTTTGTCGGTGCGGGACAACCGTTTGAAATTGTTGCTCAGTCACCATTCACGCTCCAAGCATACGCCCACGTTGACCAAACTGCGGTGCTGTGGATGTACTGGCACGACTTAGACAACTGGCCTCACTTCCGACGTGAAGTAATGGATGCCTTTAGGTATCAGCACCAGCGTAAATTGCTGTGGCTGAGTGCCTTGGGACAACGGCGCACAATTGACCGACTCTTAGGGTTTCTTACATTGTTGATTGAGGAATATGGAGAACCCTCCATGAGCGAAACCGACCCCGATGTGATTCGTGGTTACGCTCTGCCCTTCCCCTTGACTCATGCCCAAATTGGTAGCGCTATCGGTTCTACTCGTGTAACTGTAACTCGCTTGATGGGCAAGTTGCGTCAACGGGGCTTAATTCTGACTCAAGGAGATAATCTTATTTGCTTGCCGGCAGATTCGATTAATCGAGTCAGCTAA
- a CDS encoding ABC transporter substrate-binding protein — MSHKNETTLLFLSLLVTLGLVGGGLWLFKEQIFPQNQSSNNLQTTDNQSIADRISFGEKTLIPGEVTPAKKDGVQAFADQNYAQAIASLEKSLKLNRNDPQALIYLNNARIASAQSYSIVASVPLGTDPNSALEILRGIAQAQNAVNNSGGIKGVPLKVGIANDDDNPDISQQIAARLVKNPAVLGIVGPNASDTTLAAGNTYTSGKLVAISPTSTSVKITNFSPYIFRTVPSDFMAARRLANYMVKNLQKTQAAVFFNSQSNYSQSLKTEFVSSVALEGGQVLREFDLSQANFSAAKSLEQATEQGAEVLMLATNNETLDKGLQVVQINQKRLNLLGGDDVYSLKTLEVGGEQASGMVVAVPWHISGDGNSEFPQKSRQLWGGDVSWRTAMAYDATVALIAALEQNPTRSGVQQALSSSNFSATGASGAIRFLPSGDRNAPVQLVKIVSGNRSRTGYDFEPVP; from the coding sequence ATGTCTCATAAAAACGAAACTACTCTACTTTTTTTGTCTCTGCTGGTTACATTAGGATTAGTTGGTGGTGGTCTATGGTTATTTAAAGAGCAAATATTTCCCCAAAACCAGTCTAGTAATAATTTACAAACAACAGATAATCAATCTATTGCCGACCGCATTAGTTTTGGAGAAAAAACTTTAATTCCGGGTGAAGTGACTCCAGCTAAAAAAGATGGTGTCCAAGCCTTCGCTGATCAAAATTACGCTCAAGCGATCGCCAGTTTAGAAAAATCCTTAAAACTCAACCGAAATGACCCCCAGGCACTGATATATCTGAATAATGCCCGGATTGCTTCTGCTCAAAGCTATAGCATTGTCGCATCTGTACCGTTAGGGACTGATCCCAACTCGGCTTTAGAAATTTTACGTGGCATCGCCCAAGCCCAAAATGCCGTCAATAACTCTGGAGGAATTAAGGGAGTACCTTTAAAAGTGGGGATAGCGAATGATGATGACAATCCGGATATCTCCCAACAAATCGCTGCCAGGTTAGTCAAAAATCCGGCTGTATTAGGCATAGTTGGCCCCAATGCCAGTGATACGACTTTAGCAGCAGGCAATACTTATACTAGCGGTAAACTGGTAGCTATTTCTCCTACTAGCACTTCTGTGAAAATTACTAATTTTAGCCCTTACATTTTCCGCACAGTTCCTAGTGACTTTATGGCGGCTAGAAGATTGGCTAATTATATGGTCAAAAACTTGCAGAAAACACAAGCAGCTGTTTTCTTTAATTCTCAGAGTAACTACAGTCAATCTTTGAAAACAGAGTTTGTTTCATCTGTGGCACTGGAGGGCGGCCAGGTGTTAAGGGAATTTGATTTGTCACAGGCTAATTTTAGTGCCGCTAAAAGTCTAGAACAAGCTACTGAGCAAGGTGCAGAAGTTTTGATGTTGGCAACTAATAATGAAACTCTGGATAAAGGCCTGCAAGTAGTTCAAATTAACCAGAAACGGTTAAATTTGCTGGGAGGAGATGATGTTTACAGCCTCAAAACTTTAGAAGTTGGTGGAGAGCAAGCATCTGGAATGGTAGTAGCAGTTCCCTGGCATATTTCAGGCGATGGCAATTCAGAATTTCCCCAAAAGTCACGGCAGTTGTGGGGTGGTGATGTGAGTTGGCGTACTGCTATGGCTTATGATGCCACTGTCGCCCTCATTGCCGCATTAGAACAAAATCCGACACGTTCGGGGGTACAACAGGCACTTTCCTCATCTAACTTTTCTGCTACTGGTGCTTCTGGTGCGATTCGATTCTTACCTTCAGGCGATCGCAATGCCCCTGTTCAGTTGGTGAAAATAGTTTCTGGTAACCGCTCACGTACTGGCTATGACTTTGAACCAGTACCATAA